One Ricinus communis isolate WT05 ecotype wild-type chromosome 7, ASM1957865v1, whole genome shotgun sequence genomic region harbors:
- the LOC8262874 gene encoding cyclin-dependent kinase inhibitor 7, producing MMEMAKVGVRTRAQALALAAAASGSRKRKVNDNQRPVMNIELRRSTRRRITVATPENNSISRELNSGHRTASGVVHDRCSSPSLDDSDHACASCCSSNGSSQDDHGNIKFADLQDERSAEVETSVYYSCRERRESTPSSEVGEELSDELDSTARPSAMEANSRRKPSLTVEKMPTETELDEFFAEAERNIQKRFADKYNYDVVKDEPLKGRYEWVRLKP from the exons ATGATGGAAATGGCTAAGGTTGGAGTGCGAACTAGAGCGCAAGCTTTAGCCTTGGCTGCTGCTGCTAGTGGttcaagaaaaaggaaagtgaATGATAATCAGAGACCTGTTATGAATATAGAATTAAGGAGAAGTACTAGAAGACGAATTACTGTTGCTACTCCTGAGAATAATTCAATTTCTAGAGAACTGAATTCCGGTCACCGGACTGCTAGCGGTGTTGTTCATGATAGATGTTCTAGCCCTAGCTTAGACGACTCGGATCACGCCTGTGCTTCTTGTTGCTCGAGTAATGGATCAAGTCAAGATGATCATGGAAATATTAAATTCGCAGATCTGCAG GATGAGAGGAGCGCAGAAGTTGAAACGTCTGTGTACTATAGCTGTAGAGAAag AAGAGAAAGCACGCCATCGAGTGAGGTTGGAGAAGAATTATCAGACGAACTGGATTCTACGGCAAGACCATCAGCAATGGAGGCAAATTCACGCCGTAAACCATCATTAACGGTGGAGAAGATGCCAACGGAGACTGAGCTCGATGAATTCTTTGCAGAAGCTGAAAGGAATATTCAAAAACGATTTGCAGACAA GTATAACTACGATGTCGTGAAGGATGAACCATTGAAAGGACGGTACGAGTGGGTGAGATTAAAGCCATAA